A portion of the Manihot esculenta cultivar AM560-2 chromosome 2, M.esculenta_v8, whole genome shotgun sequence genome contains these proteins:
- the LOC110609743 gene encoding thaumatin-like protein 1, with product MASLFSSVSCSCTVVLCLVLFIFRGASAATFTLVNKCDYSVWPGILGSPKLETTGFELPKGSSRTFQVPTGWSGRFWGRTGCNFDDSGHGSCATADCGSSQVECNGNSATPPATLAEFTLGTGTQDFYDVSLVDGYNLPMVVDVNGGSGACASTGCVTDLNRKCPNELKVEGGGACRSACDAFGNPEYCCSGAYNTPSTCKPSTYSEMFKSACPKSYSYAYDDASSTFTCTGADYRVTFCPNLPSLKSARDSSPKATGTVPAAVQEAELASSWLASLATGDSTRSYPLSVVQFALVLVTSLILWYNIGL from the exons atGGCTTCTTTATTCTCCTCTGTTTCTTGTTCTTGCACTGTAGTTCTCTGCCTGGTTCTTTTCATTTTCAGAG gTGCTTCAGCTGCTACATTCACACTTGTAAACAAATGCGATTACAGTGTATGGCCTGGAATTCTGGGCAGCCCTAAACTAGAAACGACAGGCTTTGAGCTTCCCAAGGGCAGCTCTCGCACTTTCCAGGTACCGACAGGTTGGTCCGGTCGTTTCTGGGGACGAACTGGCTGCAATTTCGACGATTCCGGCCACGGCTCCTGCGCCACCGCTGACTGTGGCTCTTCCCAAGTCGAATGCAATGGCAACAGTGCTACTCCACCTGCCACCTTAGCTGAATTCACGCTCGGTACTGGTACACAAGATTTCTACGACGTCAGCCTCGTCGATGGCTATAACTTGCCAATGGTAGTCGATGTAAATGGAGGCTCAGGTGCTTGTGCGTCGACGGGATGCGTGACAGACCTTAACAGGAAGTGCCCGAATGAGCTGAAAGTTGAAGGCGGTGGAGCATGCCGGAGCGCTTGTGATGCGTTTGGGAACCCAGAGTACTGTTGCAGTGGCGCGTATAATACACCTTCAACTTGTAAACCTTCGACGTACTCGGAAATGTTCAAGAGTGCGTGTCCGAAATCATACAGCTACGCTTATGACGATGCTTCCAGTACTTTTACGTGTACTGGCGCTGATTACAGGGTCACATTTTGCCCCAACTTGCCCAG TCTAAAATCAGCGAGAGATTCTTCTCCAAAGGCAACAGGGACAGTGCCAGCGGCAGTACAGGAGGCAGAGTTGGCAAGCTCATGGCTAGCAAGTTTGGCCACTGGGGATTCAACAAGAAGCTACCCACTTTCAGTTGTGCAATTTGCACTTGTTTTGGTGACATCTTTGATTCTTTGGTACAATATTGGATTGTAG